The Microcystis panniformis FACHB-1757 region ACGGAGAGTGCGATCGCCCCATTGACAAACACGCCAGATAATGCCCGAAACCTGATATTGTTGTTGATAATCGTGAACTTGGCGGCGAAAATCCTGATAGGCGAAGACTTTGCCCGCCTTTTCTAGATTGATCGCCTTGGCAATCACCGGATTATCAATGCGCTCCGCCGGGGAGAGTAACAGACGTTCCCCTTTGCAAGTGGCGTGCATTTCTCGCTCGAGGATTTCAATTAACTGCTGTGTCGAGTAAGCCATACTACCGCTCTTACCTGAGAGAGGATTTCTCTTTATGATAAAATAATTTAGTAATTAGGGTTGGCTGAATAAATCTAAAAACCTTGTTGGATAAGACTTTTAGACTTTTTTGTCCTCAAAAAGTGCCAGCTGAGAGTGATCGGGGCGAAAATTCTGGGACTTTTTCCCTGAAAATTAGGTAATTGACCGTCTGAAAATGGGTAAAACCCTACACCCCACACCCCACACCCGGCCCCCACGAAAAACTTTTTGCCGCAAACCCTAATTAAGCGACTAAGCTAAGACGCATCTTAACCGCCTATCCTTAGATTAGCTGAATTTCCCCCAATCCCTTTACTATTGCCTCTTGCCTCTTGCCCCGTCTCAACAAGCAATTTAAATGCTTGACAGCTTACTAACTGTTTTAAGGTTAGCAATTAACTTGGATAAAGCGATGTCAGGCTTGTAATCGATAATCAGGTGAACGTAATCCGAAAAAAAGTGATCTAGACCTGTTAACAGGCAATTTATCCCTCGAATGAGCTACAATTATCGCTCCAACGTGGTTAATAGCGAGCAGATGCGTCGCATTGAAGGGGCGATTTTTGCCTCCGGTATGCCTGTGGCTGCTTTGATGGAAAAGGCAGCCCTGTTAACGGCACAAAAGTTTAAAAAGTCCTATTCTTTGGCTGATTTCCCCAAAATCGGTGTTATCGTTGGCCCTGGTCATAATGGCGGCGACGCTCTCGTGATTGCTAGAGAATTACATCTCGCTGGTTATCAAGTATCTCTTTTTTGTCCGATCGCCAAACTCAAGGATTTAACAGCACAACAGGCGAATTATGTCAAGCATTTGGGCTTAATTTTTCAGAAAACTTTAGAATCTTTGGAGGATTGTCAGTTAATTATCGATGGTCTTTTCGGTTTTGGTTTAGAAAGGACTTTATCGGCAGATATTGCCCAATTAGTCGATAAAATTAATGGTTGGCAAAAACCGATAATTAGTATCGATATTGCTTCGGGAATTCACACCGACACCGGAGAGGTTTTAGGCACGGCAATTAAAGCCACTCATACCTTTTGTTTGGGACTCTGGAAGCGAGCTTTTTTCCAAGATTTGGCCTTACCCTATCTAGGCAAAGTGGAGTTAATTGACATAGGAATTAGTCCCCTTGACCTAGAAACAATTTTACAAGATTCACCCCCAATTCTGAGGGTTAATCCCGCTCTAATTCGCCCTTATTTACCTTTACCCCGTCCTCTCCTTACCCATAAATATCAGCAGGGACATTTATTAATTATCTGTGGTTCTCGTCGTTATGCAGGGGGGGCAATTCTCGCCGGATTAGGAGCGCGAGGTAGTGGTGTGGGAATGCTTTCTATTGCTGTTCCTGCTGCCCTTAAATCTTTATTAATTAGTCATTTACCAGAAGCATTAATTATCGATTGTCCCGAAACTGCCACGGGAGCTATTGCCGAACTTCCCCTAGAATTAAATAATTATCATGTCCTCGCCTGTGGTCCTGGATTAACCACAGAAAATCCCGCTATTATCGAACAGGTTTTAGATAGTGATAAGCCGATTATACTCGATGCCGATGCTTTAAATATTTTGGCTCAATTGGGTATAGAAAAATTATCATCTCGCCAGAATAAGACAATTTTAACGCCTCATTGGGGAGAATTTAAACGCTTATTTCCTAACTTATCAGATTCTCAAGATAGGATTAATATTACTCAAGAAGCATCTCAACAAAGTGGTGCAATTATCTTATTAAAAGGAGCCAGAACTATAATCGCCTCCCCGGAAGGTAAAATGTATATAATCCCCGAAAGTAGCTCCGCTTTAGCGCGAGGTGGTAGTGGTGATGTCCTAACAGGATTAATCGGCGGATTCTTAACCCAAATGCCGGATAATCCCCCGGAAGCAACCGCATTAGCGGCTTATTTACACGCTCAAGCCGGCATTTTAGCAGCCCAAGAAAGGACAGAATTAGGAGTAGATGGAGTAACTTTAGCTAATTATCTATTTGCTGCCCTTAAAGATTCGATCCCCCCTGCCCCCCTTGATAAGGGGGGTGCCGATAGGCGGGGGGATCAGAATTGATAATTTTTACTGTATCTAAGTAGCTGGTTATAATTAAATTAAAAATGGATTTTAGGCTCGATCCCCCCTGCCCCCCTTGATAAGTACCTAAGCAAAATTAATTACACATTTCGATAAAGCTTTTGCCTCTTGCCTATTGCCTCTTGCCTGTCTTCACTAGAAAATTTATTTTGCATGACTACTTAAGGGGGGTGCCGATAGGCGGGGGGATCAGAATTGATAATTGTTACTGTATCTAACATTAAAATATCTTTCATAATACCCACCAAACCTAAGAGAGCCAAAATATTATTAATAGCATAAGTGTACTGGATTTAAACTGAGTAGGGGTATTTTAGTACAAATGCTCGGACTACCTCAACCTAGCTCTGGCGCTCCCTTCTCCGCTGCAGTCTTAAGGATTAATTTGGATAGTCGGCATTTGATAAAACATAAGGAATGTTAACCAAAACCACTTATCGTTAAGGAAGTTTGATAAGTTGGAGATTGAACAAAGTATAGAAAGTCTCTAGTGCTGACAACTATGGCTGTAATTGTCCAAAAATACGGTGGTACATCGGTAGGTTCCGTGGAACGCATTCAATCGGTCGCTCAACGGGTCAAAAATACGGTAATAGCAGGAAACACCGTGGTGGTGGTCGTTTCTGCCATGGGGAAAACCACCGATGGATTGGTCAATTTAGCCAAACAAATCGCCGCCGAACCCTCGCGCCGGGAGATGGATATGTTATTATCCACGGGGGAACAGGTAACAATCGCCTTGATGAGTATGGCCCTAGAGGAAATCGGACAACCGGCCATCTCCCTAACCGGCGCTCAAGTGGGAATTGTCACGGAATCCGAACATAGTCGCGCCCGTATTTTAGAAATTAAAACCGATCGCCTTTCCCGTCATCTATCGGAGGGTAAAGTAGTTGTGGTCGCCGGTTTTCAAGGTGTCAGCGATAGTGATCAACTAGAGATTACCACCCTAGGGCGCGGTGGTTCCGATACCTCGGCCGTGGCCCTAGCGGCCGCCTTAAAAGCCGATTTTTGCGAAATTTACACCGATGTACCCGGTATTCTCACCACTGACCCCCGTTTAGTCCCCGAAGCGCGTCTTTTGGACGAAATTACCTGCGATGAGATGCTCGAATTAGCCAGTTTAGGGGCGAAAGTTCTCCACCCGCGAGCGGTGGAAATCGCCAAAAACTTCGGGGTTCCCTTGGTTGTCCGCTCCAGTTGGACAGAGGAGCCGGGGACTTGGGTGACATCCCCGGCACCGAAACCGCGCACCCTGCAAGGATTGGAATTGACAAAAGCAGTGGATGCGGTGGAATTTGAGGGCAATCAGGCGAAAATCGCCCTTTTACGGGTTCCGGATCGTCCGGGTATCGCTGCCCGTTTATTCGGGGAAATTGCCCATCAACAGGTGGACGTGGATTTAATTATTCAATCGATTCACGAGGGTGACAGCAACGATATCGCCTTTACGGTGATGGGAAATGCCTTAAAAAAAGCCCAATCCGTGGCCGAAGCGATCGCGCCGGTTTTACGTTCCCATCCCACTAATACAGAGGAAGCGGAAGTGATCATCGAATCCGGGGCTGCTAAAATCGCCATTACCGGCGCTGGTATGATCGGCCGGCCGGGAATTGCCGCCCAAATATTTAGCACTTTGGCCGCAGCGGCAATTAATATCGAAATGATCTCCACTTCTGAAGTAAAAGTCAGTTGTGTCATCGATGAAGCGGACGGAGAAAAAGCAATTAAAGTCCTTTGTGATGCTTTTCAAGTGGAGTATTCTGCTAAAGTTGCTAATCGCGAAATCCCTAAAAATTTAGTCCCAGTCAGGGGAGTGGCCCTAGATAATAATCAGGCCCAAATGGCCATTCGTAACGTCCCCGATCGCCCCGGGATGGCGGCGAGAATTTTCTCGGTTTTAGCGGCAAAAAATGTCAGTGTTGATATGATTATTCAATCCCAACGCTGTCGCATTGTCGATGGTATTCCCCGACGAGATATCGCTTTTACTTTACCCCAAGCTGATGCTAATTCCGCCCAAAAAATCCTCTTAGAACTATCGGAAAGTTTGGGTTTACAGGAAGTAGTGGTTAATAATGATGTGGCGAAAGTGAGCATTGTTGGTTCGGGAATGGAAGGACAACCGGGGGTAGCAGCACGCTTTTTTGAAGCTTTAGCAAAGGAGAAAATTAATATTTTGATGATTGCTACTTCTGATATAAAAATCAGTTGTGTGGTGAATCAGGAAGATGGAGTCAGGTCCCTACAAGTGGTTCACGCCGCTTTTGGATTAGCTGGACAGGGTAAAATTGAAGTACCCGCCTAAATGAAATTACAAGTTCTATGATGGGGGTAAGAGTTGTTTATATTGTTGGCAACTTAACCCCCCAAAAACCCGATAAATAAGTTAACCCTCATCACCCCGATTTTATCTATGGACCCTCTTACAGGAGCAGCGATCGCAGTTGGTTCGATTAAGTAGTCATGCAAAATTAATTACCTGCCCGATCGAGCTAAAACCCTTACGGGGCAATGATCGTCATGTGTAAATAATTTTGCCTAGGTACTTATTGCCACTAAAGCGTTAGAGAAAACTGGTGAAAAAGTGGGAGAGAAAGTTTGGCAACAAACAGAAAAATTTCTCACTTCCCTGAAACAAGTTTCTCCGGATACTGTCACCGCAATTGAAAAAGCACCCGAACAACCTTTAGATTATGGACAGGCAATTCTAGAGGTGGAATCTGTTGCTAAAACCAGTCCCGAATTAAGCCAAATTATGACCGAGTT contains the following coding sequences:
- a CDS encoding transposase → MRGINCLLTGLDHFFSDYVHLIIDYKPDIALSKLIANLKTVSKLSSI
- a CDS encoding bifunctional ADP-dependent NAD(P)H-hydrate dehydratase/NAD(P)H-hydrate epimerase → MSYNYRSNVVNSEQMRRIEGAIFASGMPVAALMEKAALLTAQKFKKSYSLADFPKIGVIVGPGHNGGDALVIARELHLAGYQVSLFCPIAKLKDLTAQQANYVKHLGLIFQKTLESLEDCQLIIDGLFGFGLERTLSADIAQLVDKINGWQKPIISIDIASGIHTDTGEVLGTAIKATHTFCLGLWKRAFFQDLALPYLGKVELIDIGISPLDLETILQDSPPILRVNPALIRPYLPLPRPLLTHKYQQGHLLIICGSRRYAGGAILAGLGARGSGVGMLSIAVPAALKSLLISHLPEALIIDCPETATGAIAELPLELNNYHVLACGPGLTTENPAIIEQVLDSDKPIILDADALNILAQLGIEKLSSRQNKTILTPHWGEFKRLFPNLSDSQDRINITQEASQQSGAIILLKGARTIIASPEGKMYIIPESSSALARGGSGDVLTGLIGGFLTQMPDNPPEATALAAYLHAQAGILAAQERTELGVDGVTLANYLFAALKDSIPPAPLDKGGADRRGDQN
- a CDS encoding aspartate kinase codes for the protein MAVIVQKYGGTSVGSVERIQSVAQRVKNTVIAGNTVVVVVSAMGKTTDGLVNLAKQIAAEPSRREMDMLLSTGEQVTIALMSMALEEIGQPAISLTGAQVGIVTESEHSRARILEIKTDRLSRHLSEGKVVVVAGFQGVSDSDQLEITTLGRGGSDTSAVALAAALKADFCEIYTDVPGILTTDPRLVPEARLLDEITCDEMLELASLGAKVLHPRAVEIAKNFGVPLVVRSSWTEEPGTWVTSPAPKPRTLQGLELTKAVDAVEFEGNQAKIALLRVPDRPGIAARLFGEIAHQQVDVDLIIQSIHEGDSNDIAFTVMGNALKKAQSVAEAIAPVLRSHPTNTEEAEVIIESGAAKIAITGAGMIGRPGIAAQIFSTLAAAAINIEMISTSEVKVSCVIDEADGEKAIKVLCDAFQVEYSAKVANREIPKNLVPVRGVALDNNQAQMAIRNVPDRPGMAARIFSVLAAKNVSVDMIIQSQRCRIVDGIPRRDIAFTLPQADANSAQKILLELSESLGLQEVVVNNDVAKVSIVGSGMEGQPGVAARFFEALAKEKINILMIATSDIKISCVVNQEDGVRSLQVVHAAFGLAGQGKIEVPA